In Equus caballus isolate H_3958 breed thoroughbred chromosome 7, TB-T2T, whole genome shotgun sequence, one DNA window encodes the following:
- the OR52A1I gene encoding olfactory receptor family 52 subfamily A member 1I, which produces MSTSNKTVFMPSMLTLIGIPGLESVQCWIGIPFCAMYLIAVIGNSLLLIIIISERSLHEPMYIFLGMLAVTDMALSTSIVPKMLGIFWFHIPEIYFDSCLFQMWLIHTFQAMESGILLAMALDRYVAICYPLRHAVIFTHQLITQIGSVLALRAVILVTPFLLLIKCRFQFYHTTVISHSYCEHMAIVKLAAENIRVNKIYGLFVAFTVAGFDLMFITVSYIQIFITVFRLPEKEARLKAFNTCIAHICVFLQFYFFAFFSFFTHRFGSHIPPYIHILFSSLYLLVPPFLNPLVYGAKTKQIRVHVVKIFCS; this is translated from the coding sequence ATGTCCACGTCCAACAAAACAGTCTTCATGCCATCCATGTTGACACTAATAGGAATCCCAGGCCTGGAGTCTGTGCAGTGCTGGATTGGGATCCCATTCTGTGCCATGTATCTCATTGCTGTGATTGGAAATTCCTTGCTTCTGATCATCATCATATCAGAGCGCAGCCTCCATGAGCCCATGTATATTTTCCTAGGCATGCTGGCAGTCACAGATATGGCACTTAGTACCAGCATTGTGCCCAAGATGCTTGGAATCTTCTGGTTTCATATTCCAGAGATTTATTTTGATTCCTGCTTGTTTCAAATGTGGCTCATCCATACTTTTCAAGCCATGGAGTCAGGCATACTGCTGGCCATGGCGCTGGACCGTTATGTCGCCATCTGTTATCCATTAAGACATGCTGTCATCTTCACTCACCAGCTAATCACCCAAATAGGGTCTGTGTTGGCACTCAGGGCTGTCATTCTAGTAACCCCATTCCTATTACTGATAAAGTGCCGTTTTCAATTTTATCATACAACAGTCATCTCCCACTCCTACTGTGAGCACATGGCCATTGTGAAACTGGCTGCAGAAAATATTCGTGTCAACAAAATCTATGGTTTGTTTGTGGCCTTCACTGTTGCAGGTTTTGACCTTATGTTCATCACCGTGTCCTATATTCAGATATTTATCACAGTTTTTCGTTTGCCTGAGAAGGAAGCTAGGTTGAAAGCTTTCAATACTTGCATTGCTCACATCTGTGTCTTCCTCCAGTTCtacttttttgctttcttctccttcttcacaCACAGGTTTGGTTCTCATATCCCCCCATATATCCATATCCTCTTTTCCAGCTTATACTTGCTGGTCCCTCCATTTCTCAATCCACTTGTCTATGGTGCAAAGACCAAGCAGATCCGTGTTCATGTGGTAAAAATATTCTGTTCATAA
- the OR52A5F gene encoding olfactory receptor family 52 subfamily A member 5F isoform X1, with product MLIFNGSIFMPSVLTLIGIPGLESVQCWIGIPFSVMYLSAVIGNSLILVIIKYEKSLHKPMYIFLAMLGATDIVLSTCILPKMLGIFWFNLPEISFEVCLLQMWFIHSFQAVESGVLLVMALDRYVAICDPLRHATIFSQRLLTRIGVGVTLRAAVLVAPSIVLIKCRLKLYRTTIISHSYCEHMAIVKLAIEDIRINKIYGLFVAFTILGFDIIFVTLSYVQIFITVFRLPQKEARFKAFNTCIAHICVFLQFYLLAFFSFFTHRFGSHIPPYVHILLSNIYLLAPPFLNPIVYGVKTKQIRDHVLKMFFSKKTP from the coding sequence ATGCTCATATTCAATGGCTCCATCTTCATGCCCTCTGTGCTAACACTCATTGGGATTCCTGGCCTGGAGTCAGTGCAGTGTTGGATTGGGATTCCATTCTCTGTCATGTACCTCAGTGCTGTAATCGGGAACTCCCTAATTTTAGTTATAATCAAATATGAAAAAAGCCTCCACAAACCCATGTACATTTTTCTGGCCATGTTGGGGGCCACAGATATTGTGCTTAGCACCTGTATTCTTCCCAAAATGTTAGGCATTTTCTGGTTTAATTTGCCAGAGATTTCTTTTGAAGTTTGCCTTCTACAAATGTGGTTTATTCACTCATTCCAGGCAGTTGAATCAGGGGTCCTCCTGGTGATGGCCCTagatcgctatgtggccatctgtgaCCCCTTGAGACATGCCACCATCTTTTCCCAACGACTCTTGACTAGGATTGGAGTTGGAGTGACACTCAGGGCTGCTGTTCTTGTAGCACCATCCATCGTGCTGATCAAATGTCGTCTTAAACTCTATCGGACTACAATCATCTCCCACTCTTATTGTGAGCACATGGCCATTGTGAAGCTAGCTATTGAAGATATTCGGATCAACAAGATATATGGTCTATTTGTTGCCTTCACCATCTTAGGATTTGACATAATCTTTGTCACCTTGTCCTATGTCCAAATCTTTATCACTGTCTTTCGACTGCCCCAGAAGGAGGCACGATTCAAAGCATTTAATACATGCATTGCCCACATCTGTGTCTTCCTACAATTCTACCTCCTcgccttcttctctttcttcacacATAGGTTTGGTTCACACATACCACCATATGTTCATATCCTACTATCAAACATTTACCTCTTAGCCCCACCTTTTCTCAACCCTATTGTCTATGGAGTGAAGACCAAACAAATCCGTGACCACGTCCTGAAAATGTTTTTCTCCAAAAAAACACCTTGA